The following are encoded together in the Flavobacterium sp. TR2 genome:
- a CDS encoding RagB/SusD family nutrient uptake outer membrane protein codes for MKKIKLLTFISIVFVFCSCDDLIEPAIENNRGLKDMYAEAEYAQGILLNAYTRLPGNSWSFNDVATDDAVTNDINSNYLKVATGQWTANFNPLDQWTNSKSAIQYLNIFLAEADKVKWAKDDNVSVLFRNRLKGEAYGLRALYMYYLLQAHAGVATNGELLGVPVLLEPQTSTSNFNVGRSSFEDCMKQLYADVAKAVELLPLDFEDATALPPGYDNLADYNRVFGQYARQRMSSRIAQVVRAQAALLAASPAFSSGSTTTWESAAKYAGELLNLNGGIAGIDPNGLNWYNNAAELSSLGGGVNPKEVIWRSDIAESNTLESDNFPPTLFGKGRVNPTQNLVDAFPMANGYPITNPASNYNAANPYANRDPRLQKFILVNQATAGVNNTVITTASDGSTNDALNKVGTSTRTGYYMKKLLRQDVNLNPNAVNNQRHYKPRMRYTELYLIYAEAANEAWGPLASGSAGFSAYDVIQALRKRAGISQPDLYLESIKSDQSAMRNLIRNERRLELCFEGFRFWDLRRWNLNLTSAAEGMKIQGGAYQKITVENRLFQEYMNYGPIPYSEVLKFNALIQNKGW; via the coding sequence ATGAAAAAAATAAAACTATTAACTTTTATATCAATTGTGTTTGTTTTTTGCAGCTGTGATGACTTGATTGAACCTGCTATAGAAAATAACAGGGGATTGAAAGATATGTACGCGGAAGCAGAATATGCTCAGGGAATTCTTTTAAATGCTTATACAAGATTGCCTGGAAATTCTTGGTCTTTCAATGATGTGGCTACAGATGATGCTGTTACCAACGATATCAATAGCAACTATCTTAAAGTGGCAACGGGGCAGTGGACCGCCAATTTTAATCCATTAGACCAATGGACAAATTCAAAAAGCGCAATACAATATCTAAACATATTTCTTGCGGAAGCCGATAAGGTAAAATGGGCAAAGGATGATAATGTTAGTGTATTGTTTAGAAATCGACTAAAAGGCGAAGCTTACGGTCTGCGTGCACTTTATATGTACTACTTATTGCAGGCACATGCAGGTGTTGCAACAAATGGTGAGTTATTGGGAGTTCCGGTTTTATTAGAGCCTCAAACTTCAACTTCAAACTTCAATGTTGGCCGCAGCTCATTTGAGGATTGTATGAAGCAATTGTACGCCGATGTTGCAAAGGCTGTTGAGTTGCTTCCGTTAGATTTTGAAGATGCTACGGCTTTGCCTCCTGGATATGATAATTTAGCAGATTATAATCGTGTTTTTGGGCAGTACGCTAGACAAAGAATGTCTTCTAGAATTGCGCAAGTGGTAAGAGCTCAAGCGGCTTTATTGGCGGCGAGTCCTGCATTTAGCTCTGGAAGCACTACTACTTGGGAAAGCGCAGCTAAATATGCAGGGGAATTATTAAATCTGAATGGTGGCATTGCAGGTATCGATCCGAACGGTTTAAACTGGTATAATAATGCGGCTGAATTGAGCAGTTTAGGAGGAGGAGTAAATCCGAAAGAGGTAATTTGGAGATCAGATATTGCAGAAAGCAATACTTTAGAAAGCGATAATTTTCCGCCAACACTTTTTGGAAAAGGGCGTGTTAATCCAACTCAAAATTTAGTGGATGCTTTTCCTATGGCGAATGGATATCCTATTACAAATCCGGCCAGTAATTATAATGCTGCCAATCCGTATGCTAATCGTGATCCGCGTTTGCAGAAATTTATCTTAGTCAATCAGGCTACAGCGGGTGTAAACAATACTGTTATTACTACAGCAAGTGACGGAAGCACAAATGACGCACTAAACAAAGTCGGTACATCTACGCGAACAGGCTATTATATGAAAAAATTATTGCGTCAGGATGTTAACTTAAATCCAAATGCAGTTAATAATCAAAGGCACTATAAGCCTCGTATGAGATATACAGAGCTGTATTTGATTTACGCTGAAGCAGCAAATGAGGCATGGGGGCCTTTGGCTAGTGGTTCTGCAGGATTTTCGGCTTACGACGTAATTCAGGCACTAAGAAAAAGAGCAGGGATAAGCCAGCCCGATTTGTATTTGGAATCTATTAAATCAGACCAGTCTGCGATGCGCAATTTGATTAGAAACGAGCGTCGATTGGAATTATGTTTTGAAGGTTTTAGATTTTGGGATTTGCGCAGATGGAATTTAAACTTAACCAGCGCAGCAGAAGGAATGAAAATTCAAGGAGGTGCCTATCAAAAAATTACTGTAGAAAATAGACTTTTTCAAGAGTATATGAATTATGGCCCTATACCATATTCTGAAGTTCTTAAGTTTAACGCTCTGATTCAGAACAAAGGATGGTAG
- a CDS encoding SusC/RagA family TonB-linked outer membrane protein has product MKFIQLKIVLCFAVLTLLPAKILAQNNQKINLTGIITGAEGKPIENATLVSSSDNVSVTTDATGSYSITVTPDADLVVQAPGYQSLSVKASTGIDDLSLNRIAADQVQIAFKKEDAQNLMGGVSYINVPQIIDKNYTTYSLDGVQALVGGYNGSIWGMGGDLVLVDGFPRPANSILTTEIDQITFLKGASAVALYGSRAAKGVIYITTKKGKIQKQQITSRLDNGVFIPKSLPKYLGSAEYMQYYNQARVNDGLDPLYSDETIYNFASGKNPYRYPNVNYYAPEYIKKFYFNYDANVEITGGNKVARYFTNVNFLSQQDPLQDFGEAAHNNMNRFNIRGNVDLSVNDRISATIGANAIYSNTRGVNTDYWQNAATLRPHLFSPLLPISMIEPNDKATLALANSSNYIIDNQYLLGGTQLNPTNPFAAIYAGGYNTFTSRQFQFNTGVDVKLGDLLEGLSFHTDFAVDYATSYTQSYNNSYATYEANWNTYAGFDQITSLTKYGKDAKSGVQNISNSAFDQTVAFSGQFNYVKKIKEQHNISAMLTASGFQQSRSEVYHKTSNANLGLNLGYNFNQKYFAEFNGVYVHSAKFAEGNRGAFSPTMSVGWKLSEEEFMKSVSAIDYLKLTASGGVLNTDLDVNSYYLYQSIYTQTDGAWFSWRDGALNRSTDSRRGENLGLTFAKRKEISFGLEGSFFEKLITLNSNFFINKFEGNVIQAASLYPIYYTTGWPNTSFIPYINYNDDKRIGFDFDLRFNKKVGTVDLALGFTGTYLNTEASKRAELYEDSYQNRQGKPLDALWGLKNDGFFRDANDIQNSPSQTFGQVKPGDIKYKDQNGDGIIDVKDGVYLGKAGWNGAPFTYGVNFTAKWNNFTFFTIVTGQTGAYGMKNNSYYWIDGEDKYSVNVRNSWTEETKDTATFPRLTSLNSDNNYRSSDFWIYSTNRIDLSKVQITYDFPKKALSQTFFNGLSVYALGANLATIAKEREHMELNIGSAPQTRYFNLGLKALF; this is encoded by the coding sequence ATGAAATTTATACAGCTTAAAATAGTGCTATGTTTTGCAGTATTAACTTTGTTACCTGCTAAAATCCTTGCACAAAATAATCAAAAAATAAATTTAACAGGGATTATAACTGGAGCAGAAGGCAAACCTATTGAAAATGCGACTTTAGTAAGTAGTTCGGATAATGTTTCGGTAACGACAGATGCTACAGGAAGCTATTCGATTACAGTAACACCAGATGCCGATTTAGTAGTGCAGGCGCCAGGATATCAATCGCTTTCGGTTAAAGCTTCTACCGGAATAGACGATTTAAGTCTTAATCGCATTGCGGCAGACCAAGTGCAGATTGCTTTCAAGAAGGAAGATGCTCAGAATTTAATGGGAGGCGTTTCATATATAAATGTGCCTCAAATAATAGACAAAAATTATACGACTTACAGTCTTGATGGAGTTCAGGCTCTTGTGGGAGGTTATAATGGAAGTATATGGGGCATGGGAGGCGATTTGGTATTAGTAGATGGCTTTCCAAGACCGGCCAATTCAATACTTACTACTGAAATAGATCAGATTACTTTTTTGAAAGGAGCATCTGCCGTGGCACTTTACGGAAGCCGTGCCGCTAAAGGAGTGATTTACATTACAACCAAAAAAGGTAAAATTCAAAAACAGCAGATTACATCAAGACTAGATAATGGCGTGTTTATTCCAAAGAGCCTCCCTAAATATCTGGGATCAGCAGAATATATGCAGTATTACAATCAAGCGAGAGTTAATGATGGTTTAGATCCTTTATATTCAGATGAAACGATCTATAATTTTGCTTCGGGGAAAAATCCGTACCGATATCCGAATGTTAATTACTACGCACCTGAATACATAAAGAAATTTTATTTTAATTACGATGCCAATGTCGAAATTACTGGTGGCAATAAAGTAGCTAGATATTTTACAAATGTCAATTTTCTATCTCAACAGGATCCTTTGCAAGATTTTGGTGAAGCTGCCCATAATAACATGAATAGATTTAATATTAGAGGTAATGTAGATCTTAGTGTTAATGATAGAATTTCTGCGACTATAGGTGCTAATGCCATTTATTCAAACACAAGAGGAGTGAATACAGATTATTGGCAAAATGCGGCAACTTTAAGACCGCATCTGTTCAGCCCTTTATTGCCAATTAGCATGATTGAGCCAAATGATAAGGCAACATTGGCTCTTGCTAACAGCAGTAATTATATAATAGACAATCAATATCTTTTGGGCGGTACGCAGCTTAATCCGACAAATCCGTTTGCAGCAATTTATGCCGGAGGATATAATACCTTCACAAGCCGTCAGTTCCAATTCAATACTGGCGTTGACGTGAAGTTGGGAGATTTATTGGAAGGTCTTTCATTTCACACTGATTTTGCTGTAGATTATGCTACCTCTTATACTCAGTCTTACAACAATTCATATGCTACTTATGAGGCAAATTGGAATACCTACGCAGGATTTGATCAGATAACATCTTTAACAAAATACGGAAAAGATGCAAAATCTGGAGTGCAGAACATTAGCAATAGTGCTTTTGATCAAACCGTGGCTTTTTCAGGACAGTTTAATTATGTAAAAAAAATAAAGGAGCAGCATAATATATCGGCTATGCTTACAGCTTCAGGATTTCAGCAATCACGATCTGAAGTGTATCATAAAACCAGTAATGCTAATTTGGGGTTAAACTTAGGGTATAATTTCAATCAAAAATATTTTGCAGAATTCAATGGTGTATATGTTCACTCAGCAAAATTTGCTGAAGGAAACCGTGGGGCATTTTCTCCAACGATGTCTGTTGGATGGAAATTATCAGAAGAGGAGTTCATGAAGAGTGTAAGCGCGATCGATTATCTTAAATTGACAGCTTCTGGGGGTGTTTTAAATACCGATCTAGACGTAAACAGTTATTATTTATATCAGAGCATCTATACTCAGACAGATGGTGCTTGGTTTAGCTGGAGAGATGGTGCGCTTAACAGAAGTACAGACTCAAGAAGAGGTGAAAATTTAGGCCTTACTTTCGCAAAAAGAAAAGAGATAAGCTTTGGTCTTGAAGGTTCGTTCTTCGAGAAATTAATAACATTGAACAGCAATTTTTTCATTAATAAATTTGAAGGAAATGTTATTCAGGCAGCAAGTTTATATCCTATCTATTATACGACAGGCTGGCCAAACACTTCGTTTATTCCTTACATCAATTACAATGATGATAAACGTATAGGCTTTGATTTCGATTTGAGATTTAACAAAAAGGTCGGAACTGTAGATTTAGCGCTTGGCTTTACGGGAACTTATTTAAATACTGAAGCTTCAAAACGTGCAGAGCTTTATGAAGACTCTTATCAAAACAGGCAAGGCAAACCTTTGGATGCTTTATGGGGACTTAAAAATGATGGCTTTTTTAGAGATGCAAATGATATTCAAAACTCGCCTTCTCAGACTTTTGGACAAGTTAAACCAGGAGACATCAAATATAAAGATCAGAATGGCGATGGTATAATTGATGTGAAAGATGGGGTTTATTTGGGTAAAGCAGGATGGAACGGAGCTCCGTTTACTTACGGAGTTAACTTTACGGCTAAGTGGAACAACTTTACATTCTTTACAATAGTTACAGGCCAGACTGGTGCTTACGGCATGAAAAATAACTCTTACTATTGGATAGATGGAGAAGATAAATATTCTGTAAATGTTCGCAACAGCTGGACAGAAGAAACAAAAGATACGGCAACATTCCCTCGATTAACGTCATTGAATAGCGATAACAATTACCGCTCATCAGATTTCTGGATTTATAGCACCAATAGGATTGATCTTTCTAAGGTTCAGATTACATACGATTTTCCAAAAAAAGCGCTGAGTCAGACTTTCTTCAATGGCCTAAGTGTTTATGCGCTAGGAGCCAATCTTGCAACCATAGCAAAAGAGAGAGAACATATGGAATTGAATATTGGCAGTGCTCCGCAAACTAGATACTTCAATCTAGGTCTTAAAGCATTATTTTAA
- a CDS encoding RagB/SusD family nutrient uptake outer membrane protein gives MKKYINTIVKYSIVLSTLLISGSCEDYLEKSSDSDISSEEAFKNFENFQGFTEELYHCVPDFTNAYWTNSWNWGEDEIQSTARDFHFVCKIDKGDFWGWQTEFDGWQAGWMNRRNVSTNSDRFAKDLWTLGWAGIRKANIGLANIDKMTEYTEEEKKMIKGQLLFFRGWFHFQFMQYFGGLPYIDQVLPSDKPLKLPRLTYQECADKAGSDFREAADLLPVNWDDTTVGKRTLGKNDLRINKIMALGYLGKNYLWAGSPLMNKVSTGNAGYDAEYCKKAAKAFAELLTITESGASQYKLVPFSKYSDNFYTTGGNWRMPGSTEAIFRGPYFGANGSNWGTSKQYQPAPQICDGDVKFLPTANYVDNYGMANGMPIKDITKADPESGYDPQYPWKGRDPRFYNDIVFDGVKCVTGSMPANEEQNRYANLYTDGSYRNISSGSRTGYLLYKFIPRTANKFDDGFGYGNNLNIHLPWMRLSDIYIMYAEAAAVGYGGAAGKDPQFSKTAVDAINVIRDRAGVGHVAAVFTGGLDAFIGEVRRERAVELSFEGHRFNDLRRWMLLIDSPYTLKKSIEFDRAGPLDVNNPSQNKVLNIREVVILERKFSEKHYWLPLKNADVNMYMEFSQNPGW, from the coding sequence ATGAAAAAATATATAAATACTATAGTAAAGTACAGCATTGTCTTAAGTACGCTTTTAATTTCAGGATCATGCGAGGATTATCTTGAAAAATCATCAGATTCTGATATTTCGTCAGAAGAGGCATTTAAAAATTTTGAAAATTTTCAAGGCTTTACAGAAGAATTGTACCATTGCGTTCCTGATTTTACAAATGCCTATTGGACCAATTCATGGAATTGGGGAGAAGATGAAATTCAGTCTACAGCTCGTGATTTTCATTTTGTATGCAAAATAGATAAAGGAGATTTCTGGGGATGGCAGACTGAATTTGACGGATGGCAGGCAGGCTGGATGAACAGAAGAAATGTAAGCACAAATAGCGACCGTTTTGCTAAAGATTTGTGGACTTTAGGATGGGCAGGAATACGTAAAGCTAATATAGGACTGGCCAACATTGATAAAATGACCGAATATACAGAGGAAGAAAAGAAAATGATAAAAGGGCAGCTTTTATTTTTTAGAGGCTGGTTTCATTTTCAATTCATGCAGTATTTTGGAGGGCTTCCTTATATTGATCAAGTGCTTCCTAGTGATAAGCCCTTAAAATTGCCAAGACTTACCTATCAAGAATGCGCAGATAAAGCAGGAAGCGATTTTAGAGAGGCTGCCGATTTACTGCCGGTAAATTGGGATGATACTACTGTTGGAAAGAGAACTTTAGGAAAAAATGATCTGCGCATTAATAAAATAATGGCTCTTGGTTATTTGGGAAAAAATTATCTATGGGCAGGAAGTCCGTTAATGAATAAGGTCTCTACAGGTAATGCTGGTTATGATGCCGAATATTGTAAAAAAGCGGCAAAGGCTTTTGCTGAACTTCTGACTATAACAGAAAGCGGTGCGTCTCAGTATAAATTGGTTCCATTTAGCAAATACAGTGATAATTTTTACACAACAGGAGGTAACTGGAGAATGCCTGGATCAACAGAAGCGATTTTTAGAGGACCTTATTTTGGCGCAAACGGATCGAATTGGGGAACTTCAAAACAATATCAGCCGGCTCCTCAAATTTGTGATGGTGATGTGAAGTTTTTGCCAACAGCAAATTATGTTGACAATTACGGAATGGCAAATGGAATGCCGATTAAAGATATTACGAAAGCGGATCCAGAATCAGGATATGATCCGCAATATCCTTGGAAAGGAAGGGACCCGCGTTTTTATAATGATATTGTATTTGATGGCGTAAAATGTGTTACAGGATCTATGCCTGCAAACGAAGAGCAAAACAGATATGCCAATCTTTATACTGATGGAAGCTATAGAAATATCAGCTCAGGCAGTAGAACGGGATATTTGCTGTATAAATTCATTCCAAGAACAGCCAATAAATTTGATGATGGTTTTGGGTACGGAAACAATCTTAATATCCACCTTCCATGGATGCGCCTGTCAGATATCTATATCATGTATGCAGAAGCTGCCGCAGTAGGTTACGGCGGTGCAGCAGGAAAAGATCCGCAATTTTCAAAAACAGCTGTTGACGCCATAAATGTGATTCGTGACAGAGCTGGCGTTGGCCATGTTGCAGCTGTATTTACAGGTGGTTTAGATGCGTTTATTGGAGAAGTAAGACGTGAACGCGCAGTTGAATTGAGTTTTGAAGGACACCGTTTTAACGACTTGCGCCGCTGGATGCTTTTAATTGATAGTCCGTATACTTTAAAAAAGTCAATTGAATTTGATAGAGCTGGTCCATTAGATGTAAATAATCCAAGCCAGAACAAAGTGCTTAATATTCGCGAGGTGGTCATATTGGAGCGAAAATTTTCTGAAAAGCATTATTGGCTGCCATTAAAAAATGCAGACGTAAATATGTATATGGAGTTTTCACAGAATCCAGGATGGTAG
- a CDS encoding SusC/RagA family TonB-linked outer membrane protein: MRIKLRGIFIGLKYLPLGVLFQFLFTGALQAAEKAKPFEKAVFQTNQEIIITGRVTSANDHLGIPGVNVAVKNVPNAIAVTDIDGKYVIKVPSSKSILVFTSVGFKPLEIAVEGKSEINAEMKQDQTDLGEVIIVGYGKQKKASLVASIAQVSGKTLERAGGVNSIGAALTGNVPGLITSASTGMPGEEDPQLFIRGASTWNNAQPLILVDGVERSMNSVEITSVESVSVLKDASATAVYGVRGANGVILITTKRGRSGAALIRTTVNTTVKVPSELPAKLDAYDALMVKNRAIEYELALSPSSWNDYLPQAIIDKYRYPANTAEAERYPNVDWQKTLFKDYAMSYNASLNVSGGTKYVKYFASADFVSEGDLFKKYNNNRGYDAGYGYNRLNVRSNLDFQITPSTVFKVGLAGSHGVKKSPWGASGSEYPMWDAAYSTAPDVFLPFYADGSWGYYAPNQGKASNSVLNLAISGVQYVTNTKLNTDFTLEQNLDKVVKGLSFKGMIALDNTFVENNRGVNDLYNDVQQKWIDPNTGLVLYKNSFDFNNRFDFQEGVKWSPSAGTVNDGASVRNLFYQLQLNYHTKIAQKHDIGALGLFNRYQTATGSEIPHFREDWVFRTTYNYADKYFIEYNGAYNGSEKFDKENRFAFFSSGGVSWIVTKENFMKGTASFLDLLKLRATYGEIGDDNVNGRWLYMSQWAYGGNALMGVTGEAAEQSPYTWYKEASVGNPDVHWEVAKKSDIGVDFGFFKGLVSGTFDWYSEDRSDILLDGLRRAIPSYYGAVAPVANLGQVQNRGYELELKFNYTFGSGLNLWLNTSITHAKNKIISADNPELLPDYQKGEGKAIGQSYSYVSNGFYNTWDELYASTIHSTNDGQKLPGNYNILDFNADGVIDAKDNIPFGYSGTPQNTYNTTFGVNWKGFSAFVQFYGVSNVTRQVVLTSLSEQNHVVYDQGSYWSADNTNADSPMPRWLSTASSFNNGSRYMYDASYLRLKNAEIAYTFDGKSKWVKSAGLQSIRVYINGNNLYLWSKMPDDRESNFAGTGWASQGAYPTVKRFNLGANIIF, translated from the coding sequence ATGAGAATAAAATTACGTGGAATTTTTATTGGCTTGAAGTATCTGCCTTTAGGAGTTTTGTTTCAGTTTTTGTTTACAGGTGCATTGCAGGCTGCTGAGAAGGCGAAACCTTTCGAAAAAGCAGTATTCCAGACTAATCAAGAAATTATAATAACAGGACGTGTAACCTCTGCCAATGACCATTTGGGAATTCCGGGGGTAAATGTTGCCGTAAAAAACGTGCCGAATGCGATTGCTGTTACTGACATAGACGGTAAGTATGTTATAAAAGTTCCGTCGTCAAAATCGATTTTGGTTTTTACAAGCGTAGGGTTTAAGCCATTGGAGATAGCCGTAGAAGGTAAGTCTGAAATTAATGCAGAAATGAAGCAAGATCAGACCGATTTGGGAGAAGTAATTATTGTTGGATACGGAAAACAGAAAAAAGCAAGTCTGGTTGCCTCCATTGCACAGGTTTCTGGTAAAACGCTAGAACGTGCAGGAGGGGTTAACAGTATTGGTGCTGCCTTGACAGGTAATGTGCCTGGATTAATCACTTCTGCCAGTACTGGTATGCCAGGTGAAGAAGATCCGCAGCTTTTTATTCGTGGAGCCAGTACTTGGAACAATGCACAGCCACTTATTTTAGTAGATGGGGTCGAAAGATCAATGAATAGTGTCGAAATCACTTCTGTAGAATCTGTTTCGGTTTTAAAGGATGCCTCTGCTACTGCAGTTTACGGAGTTAGAGGGGCTAACGGTGTAATTCTCATTACGACCAAACGAGGCCGTTCTGGTGCTGCACTAATCAGAACCACTGTCAATACTACAGTAAAAGTGCCTTCAGAATTGCCAGCCAAACTGGATGCTTATGATGCGCTTATGGTTAAAAATAGGGCAATTGAATACGAATTGGCGTTAAGTCCTTCAAGCTGGAACGATTATCTGCCACAGGCTATAATTGATAAATACAGATATCCTGCTAATACTGCTGAAGCTGAACGCTATCCGAATGTTGACTGGCAGAAAACGCTTTTTAAAGATTATGCAATGTCTTACAATGCAAGTTTGAATGTAAGCGGAGGAACCAAATATGTGAAGTATTTTGCCAGTGCCGATTTTGTAAGTGAAGGAGATCTTTTTAAAAAATATAACAATAATAGAGGATATGATGCGGGATACGGTTATAACCGTTTAAATGTTAGAAGCAATTTAGATTTTCAGATTACGCCAAGCACTGTCTTTAAAGTTGGACTTGCCGGTTCTCATGGTGTTAAGAAAAGCCCTTGGGGAGCTTCGGGAAGTGAGTATCCAATGTGGGATGCGGCTTATTCGACAGCTCCAGATGTGTTCCTGCCTTTTTATGCAGACGGTTCTTGGGGGTATTACGCGCCAAATCAGGGAAAAGCTTCTAACTCTGTACTGAATTTAGCGATAAGTGGGGTGCAATATGTAACCAATACAAAGTTAAATACCGATTTTACGCTGGAGCAAAACTTAGATAAAGTAGTTAAAGGGCTTAGTTTTAAAGGAATGATTGCTCTTGATAATACTTTTGTGGAGAATAACAGAGGGGTAAACGATTTATATAATGATGTACAGCAGAAATGGATAGATCCAAACACCGGACTGGTGCTTTATAAAAATAGTTTTGACTTTAATAACCGATTTGATTTTCAAGAAGGGGTTAAGTGGTCGCCTAGTGCAGGTACTGTAAATGATGGGGCTTCAGTTCGTAATCTTTTCTATCAGCTGCAATTAAATTATCATACCAAAATTGCCCAGAAACATGACATTGGTGCTTTGGGGCTTTTTAACAGATATCAGACTGCTACAGGAAGTGAAATTCCGCACTTCAGAGAAGATTGGGTTTTCCGTACCACTTATAACTACGCCGACAAATATTTTATTGAATATAACGGAGCCTACAATGGATCGGAGAAATTTGATAAAGAAAATCGTTTTGCATTTTTCTCTTCTGGTGGGGTAAGCTGGATCGTTACCAAAGAAAATTTCATGAAAGGAACAGCATCATTTCTAGATTTGTTAAAATTGCGTGCCACTTATGGAGAGATTGGTGATGACAACGTTAACGGAAGATGGCTATATATGTCGCAGTGGGCTTATGGAGGCAATGCACTGATGGGAGTGACAGGCGAAGCTGCAGAACAGAGTCCGTACACTTGGTATAAGGAAGCTTCAGTCGGTAATCCTGATGTTCACTGGGAAGTAGCTAAAAAGAGTGATATTGGGGTTGACTTTGGGTTTTTCAAAGGATTGGTTTCAGGTACCTTTGATTGGTATAGTGAAGACCGTAGCGATATCTTATTGGACGGTCTTAGAAGAGCAATACCTTCTTATTATGGTGCAGTAGCTCCAGTTGCCAACCTTGGACAGGTTCAGAATAGAGGTTATGAGCTTGAGCTTAAATTTAATTATACTTTTGGAAGTGGCCTGAATCTGTGGCTGAACACCAGCATTACGCACGCCAAAAACAAAATCATAAGTGCCGATAATCCCGAGTTGCTGCCAGATTACCAAAAAGGAGAAGGAAAAGCAATTGGACAGAGTTACTCGTATGTTAGCAATGGCTTCTACAATACATGGGATGAATTATACGCCAGCACTATTCATAGCACAAATGATGGACAAAAATTACCAGGCAATTATAATATCCTAGACTTTAATGCAGATGGTGTTATAGATGCGAAGGATAATATTCCGTTCGGATATTCTGGGACACCCCAAAATACATACAACACCACTTTTGGAGTAAACTGGAAAGGCTTCAGTGCATTTGTTCAGTTTTACGGTGTAAGCAATGTTACCAGACAAGTGGTTTTAACCAGTTTGTCCGAACAGAATCACGTGGTTTACGATCAAGGATCTTATTGGTCAGCTGATAATACAAATGCCGATTCTCCAATGCCTCGCTGGCTATCTACTGCAAGCAGTTTTAATAATGGAAGCAGATACATGTACGATGCCTCATACTTGCGTCTAAAGAACGCTGAGATTGCCTATACATTTGACGGGAAATCTAAATGGGTAAAATCTGCAGGTCTGCAAAGTATTCGAGTATATATAAACGGAAACAACTTATATCTATGGTCAAAAATGCCAGATGATAGAGAATCTAATTTTGCAGGAACAGGATGGGCGTCACAAGGAGCGTATCCAACTGTAAAGCGATTTAATCTGGGAGCCAATATTATATTTTAA